A DNA window from Heliomicrobium undosum contains the following coding sequences:
- a CDS encoding replication-associated recombination protein A: MDLFSYQSEALKSKEGPLAFRMRPRSLDEVSGQSHLLKKGSLFRRMIDEDKLQSFILYGPPGTGKTTIARLIAQTTESSFVTLSAVTANTSDIKKVAKEAEERLSFNQKRTILFIDEIHRFNKAQQDVLLPIVEDGTLILIGATTENPLYELNAALLSRLRVYILQPLKEEELVSLLKRALTDTERGLGLQENVLTEEALDMVVRAAKGDARAALTILDMVAGVHGDAEQPIEASEVTEVTGRVAVYYDKKGDRHYDTISAFIKSIRGSDPDAALYWLAVMLEAGEDPLFIARRIVIHAAEDIGMADPMALVVAQAAAEAVKFVGLPEGRIPLAEATIYLACAPKSNGAKDSIDKALRAVREAKRIEVPRHLADTSHSKAGDLLGNGVGYKYPHNYGGYVRQNYLPPEMENARFYTPSENGREKQIGRWLEELRGGLRAPSL; the protein is encoded by the coding sequence ATGGACCTTTTTTCCTATCAAAGTGAAGCTTTAAAAAGCAAAGAAGGCCCCTTGGCCTTTCGCATGCGCCCGCGCAGCCTCGACGAGGTGTCTGGGCAGTCGCATCTGTTAAAAAAAGGCTCCCTCTTTCGTCGCATGATCGATGAGGACAAGCTACAGTCCTTTATCCTCTACGGGCCGCCGGGAACGGGCAAGACGACCATCGCCCGATTGATCGCCCAGACGACCGAAAGCAGCTTTGTCACCCTCTCCGCCGTCACGGCCAACACGAGTGACATCAAAAAGGTGGCCAAAGAGGCCGAAGAGCGCCTTTCCTTCAACCAGAAGCGAACGATCCTTTTCATCGACGAGATCCACCGCTTCAACAAGGCCCAGCAGGACGTGTTGCTGCCGATCGTGGAAGACGGCACCCTGATCCTGATCGGCGCCACAACGGAAAACCCGCTTTATGAACTGAACGCCGCCCTCCTCTCCCGGTTGCGCGTCTACATTCTGCAACCGTTAAAAGAGGAGGAACTGGTGTCGCTCCTGAAGCGGGCGCTTACCGACACCGAACGAGGCCTCGGCCTACAGGAGAACGTCCTTACGGAAGAAGCTCTTGATATGGTCGTGCGCGCCGCCAAGGGAGATGCCCGGGCTGCTTTGACGATCCTGGACATGGTCGCAGGAGTTCACGGTGATGCCGAGCAACCGATTGAAGCTTCTGAAGTCACAGAGGTGACGGGCCGGGTCGCTGTCTACTACGACAAAAAAGGCGACCGTCACTACGACACGATCTCCGCCTTCATAAAAAGCATCCGCGGCTCCGACCCTGACGCAGCCCTCTACTGGCTGGCGGTCATGTTGGAAGCCGGCGAAGATCCTCTCTTCATTGCCCGCCGCATTGTTATCCATGCTGCCGAAGACATCGGCATGGCCGACCCGATGGCCCTCGTTGTCGCTCAGGCGGCTGCCGAGGCCGTCAAATTCGTCGGCCTGCCAGAGGGGCGCATCCCCCTGGCCGAAGCGACTATATACCTAGCCTGTGCTCCTAAGAGTAATGGTGCCAAAGATTCTATCGACAAGGCGTTACGAGCCGTGCGGGAGGCGAAACGCATTGAGGTCCCCCGCCACCTGGCAGACACGTCCCACTCTAAAGCTGGCGATCTGCTGGGCAACGGTGTCGGCTACAAGTACCCACATAATTACGGGGGTTATGTCCGGCAAAACTACCTGCCACCGGAAATGGAGAACGCCCGGTTCTATACCCCCTCGGAGAATGGTCGGGAGAAGCAGATCGGGCGTTGGTTGGAGGAATTGCGGGGCGGTTTGAGGGCACCTTCGTTATAA